Proteins encoded within one genomic window of Vidua macroura isolate BioBank_ID:100142 chromosome 2, ASM2450914v1, whole genome shotgun sequence:
- the LOC128804361 gene encoding uncharacterized protein LOC128804361: MRIQSRDSEKKKKQTGTEISQEIINVERDTKNLVFVTFSQQHHHKAILFWNFHQGATGTTIKIQTTSSVLQLLQRTSSLSTGRSASREENNLASNILMGITVQNITGNTAMVIWPKMASCVDSFYSIMYHPNWNSMLSSYSRKSFQREERVPTTRSSFVVENLTPLTTYIMCVTCQSANPSSDQCRVFNTLEQDPASASNTKKELALGIWLTSSVLLLTIAAVLLYGCLHLLCRRRHQRLQERNRTSKQEHEEPWTKGVAHTADEFSRQSQHARDAEEKHPAGIQLATIIENPSVCNESIMPSSKSQERVPVTGQCSAIN, translated from the exons ATGAGAATTCAGTCCAGAGAttctgagaagaagaaaaagcaaactggCACAGAGATCAGTCAGGAAATAATTAATGTAGAAAGGGATACAAAAAATTTGGTGTTTGTAACATTTTCACAGCAGCATCACCATAAAGCAATTCTGTTCTGGAATTTCCATCAGGGAGCGACG GGCACTACAATTAAGATCCAAACAACAtcctcagtgctgcagcttctccaaaGAACATCTTCCCTTTCCACAGGGAGATCAGCATCAAGAGAGGAAAACAACCTCGCAAGCAACATCCTGATGGGAATAACCGTCCAAAACATCACAGGAAACACAGCAATGGTAATTTGGCCAAAAATGGCCAGCTGTGTTGACAGCTTTTACAGCATCATGTACCACCCTAACTGGAACAGCATGCTGTCCAGCTACTCCAGAAAGAGCTttcagagggaagagagggTGCCCACCACTCGCTCCTCCTTTGTTGTTGAAAACCTGACTCCCCTCACAACATACATCATGTGCGTGACCTGCCAGTCCGCAAACCCCTCCAGCGACCAGTGCAGAGTTTTTAACACACTGGAACAAGACCCAGCATCAGCAAGCAACACCAAGAAAGAGCTGGCACTGGGCATCTGGCTCACCAGCAGCGTCCTGCTCCTCACCATCGCCGCAGTCCTGCTCTATGGCTGCCTGCACCTGCTGTGCCGCAGGAGACACCAGCGCTTGCAAGAGCGCAACAGGACCTCCAAACAAGAGCATGAGGAGCCATGGACCAAAGGCGTGGCGCACACCGCAGATGAGTtcagcaggcagagccagcacGCACGGGATGCTGAGGAAAAGCATCCAGCTGGCATCCAGCTGGCCACAATCATAGAGAACCCCTCAGTGTGCAATGAGTCCATCATGCCATCTTCTAAAAGTCAGGAGCGAGTCCCAGTAACAGGACAGTGCTCTGCTATAAATTAG